The region GTCCAACTGCAGTTCAGGCGTTTGCCCGTCCTTGAACTTGCGGAACGCGCTGACCAACCGCTCAAATTCCGCCCGCCGCGAATGCGTGAAACGTGCCAAGGGGACACGCCGCCCGTTAATACGGGCACAAATGTAGGCGTTGCCGACAAAAGTCTCCAGCGTCAGGTCTTCTATGCGGTCCAACGGGAAATCCCGACACCCGTCCGTTTGACTTTGTTGCAGGACAACGATTCGGCGCGTTGTGACGACCAGCCATTGCTCCGCGAAACGCCCGTCCAGCGACAAATCCGCCCGCAACACCCCGACGACAGGTTCGCCGTCCACGAGTTGGCTCAAGCGTTGCCGCAACGGTTCAGGCATTTCCGATAACGGCTCATGATCATGGTCGCCTCGGTCGCCCAGGGACACCGACCCATCACCTCGCTCCCGCTGCAAAGCGGCGTGGGTGTTCTTCACCAATGATTTTAGACGATAGCGGCAAGGTGCGCCACCCCGCGCGCTCAATCCAGCAGGGCATCCGTGATGGCTTTCGCTTGCCCCAACACTTCCTTCGTGACCCACTTTTTATCGGGCAGGCGATAGATGTAAACGCTGTCGTAGTTCGGGTCAATCAGGTCAGCTAACTCCGCTTTGATGCGCTCCAGTTGCGCCTCCGTCAACTCACCTTCAAAGGCGCTGTTTTGCACCCAGTGCAAAAAGCGCCGCAAAAACTGACATACCTTCGCCACACGGCTCTGTTCCACATCGTAAACGATGACGACATACAAACTTCATCGCTCCTTCGGTCACTCACAAGGAAATTCCGAGCGTTTCAACACAGCCCAAGTTTCGCCATATCGTTCCATCCGAAGCGGGAGCAGGTATGAGGCTTTGTCTAAATGAGCCTTCCTTGCTGCCCCTCCAAACGGGTTGAAGCCATCAAATTCCGATTTTGCTGTCAAATCCGAAAGTCGCACCACGATGAAACCTTGAGCAGGTGTTTGTCGCATGAGACTATCATCCAAACTGTCCAACTTGCGTGGCAGAAGATTTTTTGGCAAGTCGTTTTCGCTAACTTCACACACATCGCAGCACCAGCACAACGAATCGCTTGTTCCCAATCGCCTAACCCTTCGAAACAAACCCCTCGTCTCCTCAACTTTGTCCTGTGGGACTTGAAGGAAAATTGTTAGTGCTCCGTCAAGCAGGAAATAATCCCGAATGCCCGTGGATTCAGTAAGTCGCCGTGCTTTGACACTGGGCACAACCCCACAAAATGGACATGATAGGCGTTTTTCCTTCTTAACTTTCGCTGACACAGTAAAATCGGGATGATTGGGGCAAGCCACAACGTCTTCTGGTTTCAACCGTTTCAAGAAGACGCGAAACCTTACAACTTGCTCGGGCGGGACGGGATGCGCTTGACAATTTTTCAACCACTCAAAAACCTCCTTGCCCTTCTCCACGCTTCCGCTCCACCGAATTGCTGTGTCCACTAACGCTAACTTGATAGCGGCAGGTGAAGGGATGGGCGAGCCAATGGCAAACTGGGCTGATGCGTCAGGTTGGCGGTAAGAAAATGTGCTTGGAAACTCTAATTCGGCTTTCAGCCAAATTTTCGGAACTTGTTCTTCTGCCCTAACTTCAGCGGGCTTTTTCTTCGCTGCTTTGCGTCCCAACAGACCCTCACCTCTGCTGCTTTAACCCGACTTTTCACTTTTCAGCACGAAACCAACCAAACTTGTATGGCTGACAGGTTCGCAAATTCGTCAAAATTTCTGTCAACCCCACGAGGTCTTCAAATTCGTGAACTTCAACGCCTTGCTTTTCTGCCAACTCCTTCAACTTTGTTCGGTAATCATCCCGCAATGGGCTGAGCAGGGGGACAGGAACAGCATCATGGGCGACAAGCACAACTCCCTCAATTCCCTCAATGTGTGGCAGCCTCGTTGTTGTCATTGCACCGTCGGGGCGCTTGAATGTCCATTCGTAAGCGGTCAATGCCACATCATAGCGCTTTCGTCGTTCGTCATCTTTGTCAATAGCGTAGGTGTAATCCACCTCATTCAGCCCAATCCTCCACGCTTGAAAGAGTGTGACAAATGCGTAAACACCTGAACGAGTTGGGCGATGATAAAGCATTTGGGCAGCCTCTGCCTCAGGGGTTTCACGAACCCTTTCCTCTTGAGAGTGACGAGCATGAAGGTGCAAATCGCGATGACATTGTTCAGGAATGCCAGCGATCCATCCAAACTCTATGACGGAAGTTCGGTGGACAGCAGGAAACCTGTCTTTCTGAGTTCTTCTTCTCCGTCCTGTTGCTGCCTCTTGGTTGCCTTCTGCCTCACCGCCTTCGCCTCTCGGCGCTATGACAAAACCTTGTAAATCGCACAGCAGACATTGAGTTATTGCCTTGCTGACAGTCAGTCTGGGGCGCAAATGCTCAGGCTGTTGTAGAATCTCTTGCCAATTTTGGGGTCTCAACCTAAGGTCAGCGTTTGCTCGCTCTGGCTTAAGTTCTTGGCATGCTTGACAAAGCTCCCAACCCTTTTGCTTCGCTTGCAACCAAGTCCAGAAGGCATGGATGTGTTTCATCATTTCGCCACTTACGCCATCCGTTTTCGTCCCATCCCACAACACAACTGTCCTCGGCTCAGTAACATTGCCGATTGTCCCCTCATTGTTGAGCGAGTGCAGGTTCCAAATCACCCGGCCGACGATAGCGATTTCAAAAACTTGTTGGTTTTGTTGTTGCTTCTGTTCGCTCATCACCTTTCACCTCCTGCTTTTTGCTTCTGCATTTGTTGTCGTTTCAGAACGCATGCCTGCGCTAACGCATGGCTAAGTAAGGCTGCTCTTACTAAGCGAATTGCTTCTTGCTCTCTCCGTCGCGTGTCTTGGAAGCCCATTTCTGCAGCGCATTCGTCAACAAGTTTCATCAGTTCTGCGACGCGTTCTTGCGATGGGTAAAACCAGTCTGGATGCTCTTCCACGAAAGTCAGCAAGCGTCGTAAAAAGCGATGAAGCGCATCAGCAAAACTTACCTTGTCCTGAGCAAACTCCAAGTCAATAAGCGAAGCATAATCGTCTTCGTCGCCGATGGCTTTTCCGATCGCCTCACCTAACTCTCGCACTGCCTTGTGATCATACAGTTCCGCCAATTTGGGCACCATGGATCACCTCCATCGTTTTCTGCAAAGCCCTAAAGTCTGTTTGCCAAAGGATCGCATTGAATTCGTCCCTTGCTTTGCGCTGAACTTGCTCACGCCCCAAAACCCTTATCAAAACCCGCACCAGCATTTCAAAGGCATCTAAATCCCAACGCATCACTAATTCTGTTGCTGCCAACGCTAAATCTGCCGCCCCTTCTGTTGCGCCTAACCGGAGGCAATAGTCAAGCCAGTTAAGCATCGGTTCTGTGCCATGGGGGTCGCGATGGATGGCGTCCATCAACGGTGAAAGGTTCAATTGGCTGCCTTGTGCGGGCTTTGTTTGTTGTCCTGCGCCGAACAAAGTGAAGTAAAACACAGCAGCAAATTTGTCTTGCAAACTCCCCCACCTTGCTGCCTGCTTGCGCAACTGTTCTGCCAATTGCACGGCATAGTGGGCTGCGGCGTTTTGCACTCCTTGATAGCCAACTGGAGGAAATCGCATAAGTTCCTGCACATCGCGGAAGTAATTGAAGCGAACGATTTGAGGGATTGGAAGTAAAGCCAACCATTTTTCTTGCCCCGCTTCGCGGCTAAAGCGATAAACCCTATGGTAAACCCCACAGGTTGCCATGCCGAGATATGCGAGAGCCCAATGCTCCTCTGGAACTGAAGGAAACGGATATTCTCCGTAGCGAGCTTTTGACTCATGCCTCAAACCCTTAAACGCTGATGGCTCTAACCCTCCGCGCACTTTCCCCCTTCCCTGTCCAAAATTCACGGTGTTGTTAGGTCGCTTTAGTTCACTCGCCAATTGTCTCCAACCTTTCTCTAAGGCTTGCCGAACCTCATTGCGCAACTTTTCCCATTCCCCCTGCGTCATGAACACTCTCTCCCATTGAACATCTTCTGCTGCGAACAAAGTTCGCC is a window of bacterium HR17 DNA encoding:
- the cas2 gene encoding CRISPR-associated endoribonuclease Cas2, yielding MYVVIVYDVEQSRVAKVCQFLRRFLHWVQNSAFEGELTEAQLERIKAELADLIDPNYDSVYIYRLPDKKWVTKEVLGQAKAITDALLD